From the Melioribacteraceae bacterium 4301-Me genome, the window TACAGTTTTACAAATAGGAAAAACTTTTCGTAATTCACCTGATGGTTTTAAATATCATCGATATATATTTTCATTAAGTGAAAAAGAAAAGGAAAAAGTAGCTTTTTATAGCATTCCAGTTCTTGAAGATTATTCGTTCGACTTAAATAATTGCACACCTATAATGAACGAAAATCTGAAACATAAGCTGTACTTTCTTAAATTTAAGACATCAGACCAAGATGGGGCTATAAAATATATTTATGGGGACATTTATTACGGGTTAAATAAAAGCGGTAAAGAATTTGGAAATTATCGGATTACTATAGACGCGTTTGAAAACGGAGTAAAATATTTAAAGGGTTCTAAAAATGAAGCACTTTTGAAATTCACAGACTCTTTTAGAAAGAATAAAAATGATATTCATAATCTTCTTAGAAGCATTAAAGCTGTTTTTTTACATTTTGATTTTGATAACAAGCATTGGTATGAAACCGATGCATTAGATGAGATTAATAAAATAATGATTAGCAATTTTACAAATACAGTTGAAAAAGATGGACATAAGGGTCTAGTATTTCAAAAAATGCTATACCGTACATTGTGCTCTGGGGATGAAAAAAATGATAGGCAATTCCCTTTATTTACAAATAGAAATAAATATAAATCAAAGTTGTTTAATGTAGAAGAAATAAAAAATTTGTTTTACGGTATTAATTATACTGAGAAACCAGCTATTACTCCATATAATTTCCATATTAATAATAAGGCGGCTGAAAAAATAAAAATTGTGATCCTTCCTAAAGCGAAGGATGACCGATTGACAGCAGAGGATTATGAAGATTTTTCAGTAACCCGCGAGGAAGTTATAAAGGCATCATACGAATTAAAAGACAATGATTGGTTGTTCTCACCTTTGTTAAATAATGTTAAAGAAAGTATGATAGCATTTGATGTTATTTTTGTTAAAGAAGGAGCAAGAACTGAAAATGATATTCTGGAAATAGCCGGTATTGAAAAGAGTTACATAAAAGAGTTAAATAATAGAATTAATAAAATAAAAAGTAATTTTGAACAGAGATTTAATAGACAATTTTTTATAGTAAATTCTTTTCTAAATATTTTCGATGATAAAACAAAGGCTTTAAAAAAGTATCAGAACCACCTTTACAAAACTCTTCCTAAAATATACAGCGGTAATTATTATAATGACCAGAATCTTCTGAATGCAACTATCGAGAAAATAGAATTTTCGGTACGGAATCAAGACAATCAAAATTCTTATACTGCCAATTACAAAGCAAATCAATTGATACAAGATTTTAGTTTTTTAACCACAATTCAAAATACACCAATAGAAGGAGAAAATCTTATGAAAATTTTAGAATCGCCGAGTTATAAGCTCGGCTTGTTATTGGGAATAATGTCTCGTCCTTTTGCTTCGTGGCGAAAGGATTGTCCGATAAAGTCTTTTGAGAAAAATTATGTGGGTAATTTAACGAGAAGAATAGCTTCCTTAGATGATCTAATTGAGTGTAAAGTCGATATCGACCAAAAACTGATAATGCATGGCAGAATTTATCCTGATATTAAAGAGGCATCCTTAACATTAGTAGAAGAAGTTAAATCCTTCAAGGGGAGATTTGATAAGAATGAATGTGCCTTTGGCTTCTTTGAGAGTTACTTTGCTAGCTCAAAGAAAAATGAAGAAGATAATCAAGAAGAAAATCAAATCGATAATTTAAATAATTAAGTGAGGTAAAAAATGGAAAATAATAATAACTCAATAGTTCAAACTAAGTCCGAGCTTCTATTTTTATACGAAAGCATTTATAATATTCCTAACGGCGATCCCTTCACAGGTGAACAAAGATATGATGAAGAAACAAAAAAAATTCTTGTGAGTGATGTTAGGATAAAAAGATATATTCGTGATTACTTATTCGAAAGAAAATATCCAATTTATGTTGTAAGTAATAAAGAGAGTATTGATCTTGATGGAGAAGGTTCTGAGGCGGCAAGAAGATTTAAAAAACTACAACAGACATTTAAGAATTTAACAGAACCAGAAAAAATATTATTACAATGTATCGATGTAAGGCTCTTTGGTGGTATTGTAACTATTAAAAAAGCTAAAGGTAAAAAGAAAGCTGAACCTTCATCAGATGAAGAAGATGCCGCTGCTTTTAATTTAACTGGACCAGTACAATTTGCTTTATTAAATCCTTCTCTTAATGAAGTTGAACTTAGAATACATCAGAATACTTCAGTCTTTTCATCAAGTGAAGAAAAGAAACAAGGCGCTATCGGTACTACAACTGTTGTTCCCTATGCAATAAATCAAATTCACGGATGGATAAATTCCTATTCTGCAAAATACACAAACCTTTCAGATACTGATGTAAATATTATGTTCAAAGCATTGTGGGAAAGTATTAATAATGTAAACACTCGAACTAAAGCAAATCAAAACTCACTATTGCTGTTGCAAATAATCTATTCGGAACCGAATAAAAAATTATATGGCTTGGATAGATTAATAAAAATTAATACCAAGATTAACGACGAAGTGGAAAAGAAAGGTGAACAGTTACGCTCATTAGAGGATTTTAAATTTGATTTTAGCGGATTATTCTCTATAGCTAACAATGATATAGTTCAAGAAATACGATACTACACAGAGTCAAGCAAAATAAAGAAATCTTTGATCCAGAGACAAAAAAAAGAAAAATCAAAATTCAAGGAACTAAAATTATCTGAGATAAATTTCGATGGTGAGGCTAAAAAATGAAAGGGTTTCAGTTGAAAATTGAAGGCAACTGGGCTCACTTTAAGAAACCGGAAACTAATAATAATCCATTAACCCATGATTTTATTACAAAGACTGCTTTTATCGGGCTGCTCGGCGCTGTTTTAGGTAAGGATCGTGATGAAATGAAGGAGTTATTTCCTGTGCTTAGTGATGATATTCTTTACGGTGTTCAGTTATTAAATTCAGTAAAGAAAGAATCGTGGGGATTTACTTTGCGAAAAGCGGTCAACCTATTTGAGAAAGCGCCAAAGAATATGGAATTTTTAAAGCATCCGAAATATTTAGTATCTATCGCCTTAAAGAATCAGCGTTCTGAAAAAGTATTTGATTCTTTTTTAACTGCAGTTAAAAATAGTGAGGCGCAGTTTACCCCAGTTCTTGGACTACACAATTGTCCAGCTAACTTGTATTATTTCTCAGAAGGTGAATTCTCTGATTTACAAAATGGTAGATTTACTGCTAAATGTTTTATATCCAAAAATCATAGAGTTGTGGATATATCACTTACAAAACATTTTAGAGTGGGTTTGGATAAAATACCAACATA encodes:
- the cas7b gene encoding type I-B CRISPR-associated protein Cas7/Csh2 → MENNNNSIVQTKSELLFLYESIYNIPNGDPFTGEQRYDEETKKILVSDVRIKRYIRDYLFERKYPIYVVSNKESIDLDGEGSEAARRFKKLQQTFKNLTEPEKILLQCIDVRLFGGIVTIKKAKGKKKAEPSSDEEDAAAFNLTGPVQFALLNPSLNEVELRIHQNTSVFSSSEEKKQGAIGTTTVVPYAINQIHGWINSYSAKYTNLSDTDVNIMFKALWESINNVNTRTKANQNSLLLLQIIYSEPNKKLYGLDRLIKINTKINDEVEKKGEQLRSLEDFKFDFSGLFSIANNDIVQEIRYYTESSKIKKSLIQRQKKEKSKFKELKLSEINFDGEAKK
- the cas5 gene encoding CRISPR-associated protein Cas5, which encodes MKGFQLKIEGNWAHFKKPETNNNPLTHDFITKTAFIGLLGAVLGKDRDEMKELFPVLSDDILYGVQLLNSVKKESWGFTLRKAVNLFEKAPKNMEFLKHPKYLVSIALKNQRSEKVFDSFLTAVKNSEAQFTPVLGLHNCPANLYYFSEGEFSDLQNGRFTAKCFISKNHRVVDISLTKHFRVGLDKIPTYQNNDFWNLPEKYKEVIYPAAGNEIIVEGEYYLYKSKNKEEEYWWLT